The Flavobacteriaceae bacterium 3519-10 genome includes a window with the following:
- a CDS encoding Phospho-N-acetylmuramoyl-pentapeptide- transferase has protein sequence MLYYLYEYLTSHGIHVPGLGMFRFISFRAGMAVLLSLVIALIFGKKIINYLRKKQMGEQVRDLGLEGQKQKEGTPTMGGLIIILATLIPVLLFTRILNIYIVLLIISVVWMGAIGFIDDYLKKIKQNKDGLSGKFKVIGQVGLGLIVGVIMYFHPDVTVKRKYADAKEINRNTVERNFMPTEKSTVSTVPFVKNNEFDYSGILFWMTPEEAHEWAWIVFIPMVIFIVTAVSNGANISDGIDGLAAGTSVVILLTLAFFAYISGNIIFADYLNIMFLPNMGETTIFALALVGAVIGFFWYNTYPAQVFMGDTGSLMLGGVIAVLAIILRKELMIPVLCGIFLIENISVMLQVAVFKYRKKKFGLEYAQNNRLFKMSPLHHHYQKEGYHESKIVNRMIIMGVLFAIICLITLKVR, from the coding sequence ATGTTATACTATCTCTACGAATATCTCACCAGCCACGGAATTCACGTTCCCGGGCTCGGCATGTTCCGGTTTATCTCCTTCCGCGCAGGAATGGCGGTGCTTCTTTCGCTGGTGATCGCGCTTATTTTCGGGAAAAAGATTATCAACTATCTGCGCAAAAAGCAAATGGGCGAGCAGGTTCGGGATTTAGGTCTTGAAGGGCAGAAGCAAAAAGAGGGCACGCCAACGATGGGTGGCCTGATAATTATTCTGGCCACGCTGATCCCGGTTTTGCTGTTTACAAGAATTCTTAACATTTATATCGTGCTGCTCATCATATCCGTAGTTTGGATGGGTGCTATCGGGTTTATTGACGATTATTTAAAAAAGATCAAACAGAATAAAGATGGTCTCAGCGGGAAATTTAAAGTAATTGGTCAGGTCGGCCTCGGACTGATCGTGGGCGTTATTATGTATTTCCATCCCGACGTTACGGTGAAAAGAAAATACGCTGATGCCAAGGAAATCAACAGAAATACGGTGGAGCGCAACTTTATGCCTACAGAAAAATCCACAGTTTCCACGGTGCCGTTTGTTAAGAACAACGAGTTCGATTACAGCGGTATTCTGTTCTGGATGACTCCCGAAGAAGCACACGAATGGGCCTGGATCGTTTTTATTCCGATGGTTATTTTTATCGTGACAGCGGTTTCCAACGGAGCTAATATTTCGGACGGAATCGATGGTCTCGCCGCGGGCACAAGTGTCGTCATACTGCTCACGCTCGCGTTTTTCGCCTACATTTCGGGTAACATCATCTTTGCAGATTATCTGAATATCATGTTTTTACCGAATATGGGCGAAACCACCATTTTTGCGCTGGCCCTGGTGGGCGCCGTCATCGGTTTTTTCTGGTACAACACGTATCCGGCGCAGGTTTTCATGGGTGATACAGGCAGTTTAATGTTGGGCGGTGTCATCGCCGTGCTGGCTATTATTTTAAGAAAGGAACTGATGATTCCGGTACTTTGCGGGATTTTCCTCATCGAGAATATTTCGGTGATGCTGCAGGTAGCCGTATTTAAATACAGAAAGAAGAAATTCGGGTTAGAATATGCCCAGAACAACAGATTGTTCAAGATGTCGCCACTGCATCATCATTACCAGAAAGAAGGTTACCACGAAAGTAAAATCGTGAACAGGATGATTATTATGGGCGTTTTATTTGCGATTATCTGCTTAATCACACTGAAAGTAAGATAA
- a CDS encoding Cell division protein ftsI (Peptidoglycan synthetase) — translation MAVKNEFEAKRSKTLRWGYLFVGAAFILFVVFLARILVLQNTNVQAIKQDYISKNYREATLKAARGNLYAADGSILATTVMRYDVFLDFKTIKDTVYSNNIAALTDSLSNMFGKPRSYFRDRLDQQRKAQNQYYSLVKGLDFDDYDRIRKFPIFKKGKNKGGFIIDRNFKRELATTQIGAGTIGMDNGVAKSGLEGAFSKYMTGSDGTRLEQRVNSSQWKPIDYWRVKEPVDGQDVYTTIDLRIQDIAHSALEKQLINFDADHGSVLVMEVATGKVKAMVNLKRTEPGMYVDSYNYALKDATEPGSTFKAVSLLAAMDDGFIDENTTVNVGNGVWTYAKQRISDGHGGGVYEIADVLAKSSNVGSAKLITQYYADKPDVFLDHLKRWKMFDKMEIELPGITKPFIVTPENKRWNAATLASLSYGYSSRFNLLQLTTFYNGIANKGKMLKPLFIDKIMKDGQELYTAKPEVMVNKMASAKAITMMTNALTKAVEKGTAKSIFTPNLKMAGKTGTARFEYWKPGPAKYQASFAGFYPADNPKYTCIVMVNQPDPSKSYYGSTVAAPVFKEIAGKTFLKTPQNVEPEMLVDKKVDLSRMVGPNVKVAVRGKQMPKVVGLIGKNVIPQLENQGYRVDYKGVGRIREQFPLEGTTINKDQRIYLSLQN, via the coding sequence ATGGCGGTAAAAAATGAATTCGAAGCTAAACGCTCAAAAACTTTAAGATGGGGCTATCTCTTTGTTGGGGCAGCTTTCATCCTGTTTGTGGTGTTTCTGGCGCGTATTCTTGTGCTTCAGAACACTAATGTTCAGGCGATTAAACAGGATTATATCAGCAAGAATTACCGTGAAGCTACCTTAAAGGCGGCACGCGGAAATCTGTACGCGGCCGACGGTTCCATTTTGGCTACAACCGTCATGCGTTATGATGTTTTTCTTGATTTTAAAACCATTAAAGACACTGTTTACTCTAACAATATTGCCGCACTTACCGATTCTCTTTCGAATATGTTCGGCAAGCCGCGAAGTTATTTTCGCGACCGGCTTGATCAGCAGAGAAAAGCTCAAAACCAATATTATTCATTGGTAAAAGGCCTTGATTTCGATGATTATGACCGCATCCGCAAGTTCCCAATATTCAAAAAAGGAAAAAATAAAGGCGGTTTCATCATCGACCGTAATTTCAAACGCGAACTGGCGACCACACAGATTGGTGCGGGAACCATCGGGATGGATAACGGCGTCGCGAAATCCGGTCTCGAAGGTGCATTTTCAAAATACATGACCGGAAGCGATGGCACCCGGCTGGAACAGCGCGTGAATTCAAGCCAGTGGAAACCTATCGATTACTGGCGGGTTAAAGAACCTGTGGACGGACAGGATGTTTACACAACGATCGATTTAAGAATCCAGGATATTGCGCATTCCGCGCTCGAAAAACAACTCATCAATTTCGACGCAGACCACGGCAGCGTACTCGTGATGGAGGTAGCAACTGGCAAAGTAAAGGCCATGGTAAACCTAAAACGCACTGAGCCGGGCATGTACGTGGATTCTTATAATTACGCTCTGAAAGACGCTACAGAACCCGGATCAACTTTTAAAGCAGTATCGTTACTGGCGGCGATGGATGATGGATTCATCGATGAGAATACGACAGTTAATGTAGGTAACGGTGTCTGGACCTACGCCAAACAGCGCATTTCAGACGGCCACGGCGGCGGCGTTTACGAAATTGCAGATGTTCTGGCAAAATCGAGTAACGTAGGTTCCGCAAAACTGATTACGCAGTATTACGCTGATAAACCGGACGTTTTCCTCGACCACTTAAAGCGCTGGAAAATGTTTGATAAAATGGAGATCGAACTGCCCGGAATCACCAAGCCTTTCATTGTAACCCCTGAAAATAAAAGATGGAACGCGGCTACATTGGCCTCGCTGTCGTACGGATATTCTTCGAGGTTTAATTTGCTGCAACTCACCACTTTCTACAACGGAATTGCAAATAAGGGCAAGATGCTGAAGCCTCTTTTCATCGATAAAATTATGAAAGACGGCCAGGAACTCTACACAGCAAAACCTGAGGTGATGGTAAATAAAATGGCTTCGGCAAAAGCGATTACCATGATGACAAACGCGCTGACGAAAGCCGTTGAAAAAGGAACTGCCAAAAGTATTTTCACACCAAACCTTAAAATGGCGGGAAAAACAGGAACAGCGAGATTTGAATACTGGAAACCCGGTCCCGCAAAATATCAGGCGAGTTTTGCAGGTTTTTACCCCGCCGACAATCCGAAGTATACGTGTATTGTAATGGTGAACCAGCCCGACCCTTCTAAAAGTTATTACGGTTCTACCGTGGCAGCGCCGGTCTTTAAAGAAATTGCGGGTAAAACTTTCCTTAAAACTCCCCAGAACGTAGAACCCGAAATGCTTGTTGATAAAAAAGTGGATCTGAGCAGAATGGTGGGACCTAACGTAAAAGTTGCCGTTCGCGGCAAACAGATGCCTAAGGTAGTAGGTCTGATCGGTAAGAACGTTATTCCGCAACTTGAAAACCAAGGCTATCGTGTTGATTATAAGGGTGTAGGCCGAATTAGAGAGCAGTTTCCGCTGGAAGGAACTACAATAAATAAAGACCAGAGAATATATCTGAGTTTACAGAATTAA
- a CDS encoding beta-D-galactosidase, putative — MQRLGSNFMRFITKKEKKFSFIEAGEGHPLILLHGLMGGLSNFDKTVKFFSEKGYKVFVPVLPVYDLPVLHTNLTTIAKYVAKFIAEKCTEPVTVVGNSMGGHIGLILTLARPELVKNLVLTGSSGLYERTFGDSFPRKSDKDYIRKKTEEVFYDPIVATDELVDEVFSVVNDRMKGIKTVMLARSAIKHNMLNDLPKIATPVCLIWGRQDNVTPPEVAEDMNKSLPNSSLYWIEECGHAAMMEKPDEFNNILYSWLQKVQQQ; from the coding sequence TTGCAACGCTTAGGAAGCAACTTTATGAGATTTATTACGAAAAAAGAAAAGAAATTCTCTTTCATCGAAGCTGGAGAAGGGCATCCCCTGATTTTGCTTCATGGCCTTATGGGCGGTTTGAGCAATTTCGACAAAACGGTAAAATTCTTTTCCGAAAAAGGCTACAAGGTTTTTGTACCTGTACTTCCTGTATATGATTTGCCGGTGCTGCATACCAATCTCACCACGATTGCAAAATATGTTGCGAAATTTATTGCTGAGAAATGCACAGAACCAGTGACGGTTGTGGGTAATTCGATGGGTGGCCATATCGGGCTTATCCTTACCCTTGCACGGCCCGAACTTGTTAAAAATTTGGTTTTAACAGGAAGTTCCGGACTTTATGAAAGAACTTTTGGCGACAGTTTCCCGCGGAAATCGGATAAAGATTACATCCGTAAAAAAACCGAGGAAGTGTTTTATGACCCGATTGTCGCTACCGATGAGTTGGTAGACGAAGTATTCTCGGTGGTGAACGACAGGATGAAAGGCATAAAAACCGTGATGCTTGCACGAAGCGCCATCAAACATAACATGCTGAACGACCTTCCAAAAATTGCGACACCCGTATGCCTAATATGGGGAAGGCAGGATAATGTAACCCCGCCTGAAGTTGCAGAGGACATGAACAAATCGCTCCCCAATTCGAGTCTATACTGGATTGAAGAATGCGGCCATGCTGCGATGATGGAAAAACCCGACGAGTTCAACAACATTTTATACAGTTGGCTCCAGAAGGTTCAGCAACAATAA
- a CDS encoding UDP-N-acetylmuramoylalanyl-D-glutamate--2,6- diaminopimelate ligase encodes MIMNLEDLIKKVQILDILGDRNRDISAIVSDSRKAVAGSLYVAVKGTVADGHSFIDAAVAQGAAAVVCNAFPENIDTDITYIKVEDSAKALGQLASGFFGNPSEKLNLIGITGTNGKTSVTTILYDLFKYLGFKSALISTVEYRIADKVLPSTHTTPDVITLNKILAEAVEAGCEYAFMEVSSHGIHQKRTERLHFKIAGFTNISHDHLDYHKTFSEYLKTKQSFFDGLNPDAVAITNLDDKNGKIMLQNTKATRKSYALKTMADYHGKTTETDFNGMLLNFDGKEFWTTLTGRFNVYNLLLAYAIALECGFHSDDVLKAISLLKRVKGRFETLKSDGGIFFVIDYAHTPDALDNILDSINEIRTKNERLITVFGCGGERDQTKRPEMGKISTRKSTLTIITSDNPRSENPGDIIKEIEAGVEPQYYSKYTSIPDRRDAIKMAIKFAEPKDIVLVAGKGHENYQEINGQKVHFDDKETIVELTRLMSK; translated from the coding sequence GTGATCATGAATTTAGAAGATTTAATAAAGAAAGTCCAGATTCTCGATATCCTCGGTGATAGAAACCGGGACATATCAGCAATCGTTTCCGACAGCCGCAAAGCTGTTGCCGGATCACTGTACGTTGCCGTTAAAGGAACTGTTGCGGACGGGCATTCTTTTATTGATGCCGCTGTGGCACAGGGCGCGGCGGCCGTTGTTTGTAATGCTTTCCCCGAAAATATAGATACGGACATAACCTACATAAAAGTAGAAGACAGCGCGAAAGCTTTAGGCCAACTTGCTTCCGGTTTTTTCGGAAATCCTTCAGAAAAACTCAATTTAATAGGCATCACCGGAACCAACGGCAAAACTTCGGTCACTACGATTCTTTATGATCTGTTTAAATATTTAGGTTTTAAATCTGCGCTGATATCCACAGTGGAATACCGAATTGCGGATAAAGTGTTGCCATCTACGCATACGACGCCCGATGTGATCACTTTAAATAAGATTTTAGCTGAAGCTGTTGAAGCCGGCTGCGAATACGCGTTCATGGAGGTTTCGTCGCATGGGATTCATCAGAAACGTACTGAAAGGCTGCATTTTAAAATTGCCGGATTCACCAATATTTCGCACGACCATCTTGATTATCATAAAACCTTCAGCGAGTATTTAAAAACCAAGCAAAGTTTCTTTGATGGTTTGAATCCAGATGCCGTTGCAATTACCAATCTCGATGATAAAAACGGAAAAATAATGCTTCAGAATACCAAAGCGACCCGGAAATCCTACGCTTTGAAAACAATGGCCGATTATCACGGCAAAACCACCGAAACCGATTTCAACGGCATGCTGCTGAACTTCGACGGTAAGGAATTCTGGACGACTTTAACAGGAAGGTTTAATGTCTACAATCTTCTTCTTGCCTATGCAATTGCCCTCGAATGCGGTTTTCACAGTGATGACGTATTAAAAGCGATCTCGCTTCTGAAAAGAGTGAAGGGAAGGTTCGAAACTTTAAAATCAGACGGCGGAATTTTCTTTGTCATCGATTATGCCCACACGCCTGATGCTCTCGATAATATCCTCGACTCGATTAACGAAATACGGACTAAAAACGAAAGACTGATCACTGTTTTCGGTTGTGGCGGAGAACGTGACCAGACGAAACGCCCCGAAATGGGCAAAATATCAACGCGAAAATCAACACTGACGATCATTACATCAGATAACCCGCGGAGTGAAAACCCGGGCGACATTATAAAGGAGATTGAAGCCGGTGTGGAGCCGCAGTATTACAGCAAATACACGTCAATCCCGGACAGGCGCGACGCGATAAAAATGGCAATAAAATTCGCGGAGCCAAAAGATATTGTGCTCGTGGCGGGCAAAGGCCACGAAAACTATCAGGAAATCAATGGCCAAAAAGTACATTTCGACGATAAAGAAACCATTGTTGAATTAACCCGCCTGATGTCGAAATAA
- a CDS encoding S-adenosyl-methyltransferase mraW — protein sequence MYHNPVLLTRSVDDLVTNPDGIYVDVTFGGGGHSAAILRKLSSKGRLFSFDQDLDALKNTIEDDRFTLINQNFRFLENSLMVYGIKGVDGVLADLGVSSHQFDAAERGFSTRSDAPLDMRMNVLQPLDAKKVINEYEEEQLADIFYYYGELREARKLAREIVHHRKLKPIETTEDLKKLFSYIPQFKQNKFFAQVFQAVRIEVNQELEVLKEMLVQSYNILKPNGRLVVISYHSLEDRLVKRYLKNGMFEGEPARDIYGNFQKTFELLQTKAVIPDATEIEENSRARSAKMRVGIKI from the coding sequence ATGTATCATAATCCTGTTTTGCTGACGAGAAGCGTGGACGATTTGGTGACGAATCCCGACGGAATTTACGTGGATGTAACTTTCGGCGGCGGCGGACACTCTGCCGCGATCCTTAGAAAACTTTCATCTAAAGGCAGGCTTTTCAGTTTTGATCAGGATTTGGATGCTTTAAAAAACACAATTGAAGACGACCGTTTTACGCTCATCAATCAGAATTTCCGGTTTTTAGAAAATTCTTTGATGGTGTACGGAATTAAAGGTGTAGATGGGGTTTTGGCAGATTTGGGAGTGTCTTCACACCAGTTTGACGCAGCCGAGCGCGGATTTTCTACGCGAAGCGACGCACCGCTGGATATGAGGATGAATGTTTTGCAGCCGCTCGATGCGAAGAAAGTGATCAACGAATATGAGGAAGAGCAGCTTGCGGATATATTTTATTATTATGGTGAGTTGCGCGAAGCCCGAAAACTGGCAAGAGAAATAGTGCATCACCGCAAACTGAAGCCAATTGAAACTACTGAAGACCTGAAAAAACTCTTCAGCTACATTCCGCAGTTCAAGCAGAATAAATTTTTTGCCCAGGTGTTTCAGGCCGTTCGCATAGAAGTGAATCAGGAACTTGAGGTTCTAAAGGAAATGCTGGTGCAGTCTTATAATATACTTAAACCTAATGGCCGTTTAGTCGTGATTTCATATCACTCGCTTGAAGACCGCCTTGTAAAGCGGTATCTGAAGAACGGAATGTTCGAAGGCGAGCCCGCAAGAGATATTTACGGCAATTTCCAGAAGACTTTCGAATTGCTGCAGACCAAAGCGGTTATTCCTGATGCCACCGAGATCGAAGAAAATTCCAGAGCGAGAAGCGCAAAAATGCGTGTGGGCATTAAAATATAA
- a CDS encoding GTP-binding protein EngB has product MVIKTAEFVTSSARWQDCPEPTMPEYAFIGRSNVGKSSLINAMLNFKDLAKTSQTPGKTQLINHFVINEQWFLTDLPGYGYARVSKTKRKEFEKLITNYILNRKNLVNLFVLVDARHTPQKIDIEFIEWCGENSVPFSIVFTKADKLKPNTVISNVEHYKTELLKTWEDLPEIFVTSAEKRDGTDEVLKLISKTNTFLIENKINFG; this is encoded by the coding sequence ATGGTAATTAAAACAGCAGAGTTCGTAACAAGCAGCGCAAGATGGCAGGATTGCCCCGAACCTACAATGCCTGAATACGCATTTATCGGTCGGTCTAACGTCGGAAAATCTTCGCTGATCAATGCCATGCTGAACTTTAAAGACCTCGCGAAAACATCGCAGACACCCGGTAAAACACAGCTGATCAACCACTTTGTAATTAATGAGCAATGGTTTCTCACGGATCTTCCGGGGTACGGCTACGCGCGCGTCTCCAAAACGAAGCGCAAAGAATTTGAAAAACTCATCACCAATTATATTCTGAACCGCAAAAACCTTGTGAATCTTTTTGTTCTGGTTGATGCCCGGCATACGCCACAGAAAATTGACATTGAATTTATTGAGTGGTGTGGCGAAAACAGCGTGCCCTTTTCAATAGTATTCACAAAAGCCGATAAGCTTAAACCAAACACAGTGATTTCCAACGTAGAACACTACAAAACAGAGCTGCTGAAGACGTGGGAAGATCTGCCAGAAATCTTTGTGACCTCGGCCGAAAAGCGCGACGGGACTGATGAAGTGTTAAAACTCATCTCCAAAACCAACACATTCCTCATCGAGAACAAGATTAATTTCGGCTAA
- a CDS encoding Cell division protein mraZ: MSQMKNFIGTYECKIDDKGRLKLPSSLVKQMENFGGDAFVVKRSVFQSCLEVYPMAGWEKLMEKINGLNRFQKKNADFIRQFTAGLKTVEPDNVGRLQIPKDLVGFAKLKKEVVITSAGGLFEIWDKDAYESVIATSEEDFAKLAEEVMGDLSFTEDEL; this comes from the coding sequence TTGTCCCAAATGAAGAATTTCATCGGCACATACGAATGCAAAATCGACGACAAAGGGCGCCTGAAACTTCCGTCTTCACTGGTAAAACAGATGGAGAATTTCGGAGGAGACGCATTTGTGGTGAAGCGTTCTGTATTTCAGTCATGCCTCGAGGTTTATCCTATGGCAGGCTGGGAAAAGCTGATGGAAAAGATCAACGGCCTTAATCGTTTCCAAAAGAAAAATGCCGATTTCATCCGCCAGTTTACGGCAGGTTTGAAAACGGTAGAGCCTGATAATGTGGGACGTCTGCAGATCCCGAAAGATTTGGTGGGGTTTGCGAAACTTAAAAAAGAAGTCGTAATCACAAGCGCCGGCGGCCTCTTCGAAATTTGGGATAAAGACGCTTACGAAAGTGTAATTGCGACTTCTGAGGAAGATTTTGCGAAACTTGCAGAAGAGGTAATGGGCGATCTTAGCTTCACTGAAGATGAATTGTAA